In a single window of the uncultured Pseudodesulfovibrio sp. genome:
- a CDS encoding ATP-binding protein yields MPINQEEGSSPLQFVRVISWTLLVIILSFSLLLSLFISKYAEQTLLEKQEAFALLLAENVSHQLFTRFVIPTVLNFGAIRLRNEDQANAMDKVVRSTIHSFHVSTLRIYDREGDITYSLNKDEVGDDGNADYMVNKTWETEEFSAEILSKVSKIASLFRVDLDPGSMVLRAYYPLRVERSLTDMEANPIMGILEFQQDITADYLATLNFERLIIAFSLVTSLVLFFLVLTVLRRAERLSNRQLREKERLIFELQQQEKLAGMGRMVAGVAHEIRNPLGIICSSSELILKKAKKENNSNVRILEALHEEAKRLSRTVTEFLDYARPKKPAMHDVDIKSILEQVAVFMEPESEKLGVSVDREFEGDTKVKGDKDLLYRAFYNLVANSLQAMNGPGELSIRVARGEEGLHVTLVDTGPGFAPEHLDQVRDPFFTTKDTGTGLGLALVSTIFESHGAEMDLSNAEEGGARVDVIFPA; encoded by the coding sequence TTGCCGATTAATCAAGAGGAAGGCAGCAGTCCGCTCCAGTTCGTCCGGGTCATTTCCTGGACCCTGCTGGTCATCATCCTGAGCTTCAGCCTGCTGCTGTCCCTGTTCATCTCCAAGTACGCGGAACAGACCCTGCTCGAAAAGCAGGAGGCCTTTGCTCTGCTGTTGGCCGAGAACGTCAGCCACCAGCTGTTCACCCGCTTCGTCATCCCCACGGTGCTCAACTTCGGGGCCATCCGTTTGCGCAACGAGGACCAGGCAAACGCCATGGACAAGGTCGTCCGCTCGACGATCCACAGCTTCCACGTGTCGACCCTGCGCATCTACGACCGCGAGGGGGACATCACCTACTCCCTGAACAAGGATGAGGTGGGCGACGACGGCAACGCCGACTATATGGTGAACAAGACCTGGGAAACCGAGGAGTTCAGCGCCGAGATCCTGTCCAAGGTATCCAAGATCGCCTCCCTGTTCCGGGTCGATCTCGATCCCGGCTCCATGGTCCTTCGCGCCTACTACCCCCTGCGGGTCGAGCGCAGCCTGACCGACATGGAAGCCAACCCGATCATGGGCATCCTGGAATTCCAGCAGGACATCACCGCCGACTATCTGGCCACCCTGAACTTCGAGCGGCTGATCATCGCCTTTTCCCTGGTCACCTCCCTGGTCCTCTTCTTCCTGGTCCTGACGGTACTGCGCCGGGCCGAGCGGTTGTCCAACCGGCAATTGCGCGAAAAGGAGCGGCTCATCTTCGAGCTGCAACAGCAGGAAAAGCTGGCCGGCATGGGACGCATGGTCGCGGGCGTGGCCCACGAAATCCGCAACCCCCTCGGCATCATCTGCTCCAGCTCCGAGCTGATCCTGAAAAAGGCCAAAAAGGAAAACAACTCCAACGTCCGCATCCTCGAGGCCCTGCACGAGGAGGCCAAACGGCTGTCGCGAACGGTCACGGAGTTTCTGGACTACGCCCGGCCCAAGAAACCGGCCATGCACGACGTGGACATCAAGTCCATCCTCGAGCAGGTCGCCGTGTTCATGGAGCCCGAGAGCGAGAAGCTCGGCGTGTCCGTGGACCGCGAATTCGAGGGCGATACCAAGGTCAAGGGCGACAAGGACCTGCTCTACCGCGCCTTTTACAACCTGGTCGCCAACTCGCTACAGGCCATGAACGGTCCGGGCGAACTGTCCATCCGGGTGGCGCGCGGCGAGGAGGGGCTGCACGTGACCCTTGTGGATACCGGGCCGGGGTTCGCCCCAGAGCATCTGGATCAGGTGCGCGACCCGTTCTTCACCACCAAGGACACCGGGACCGGCCTCGGTCTGGCCCTGGTCTCGACCATCTTCGAAAGCCACGGCGCGGAGATGGATCTAAGCAATGCCGAAGAGGGCGGCGCGCGCGTGGACGTCATCTTCCCCGCGTAG